ATTCCGATGATCTCCGAATTCATCCATCGCTGACGAAGAACCTGTGTGCTGTTTCCAGGTCCACACCCCAGATCTACAACCTTTTCAGGTAAATCAAGTCTTATTCGTGCAGCCAAGTCAACGGCGGCGCGAGTTCGCTCGTTGCCATACCTCAAATAGTGTCCCGCGTTCCAATTCATGATGGATGTTCTCAGGGTTCAATCTTACTGGAATTTTCTGGCTGCAGGTTCGAAAGACGCTCGCTGTATTCGAATGGCACTCAAGGTGCACGTCGATGGTCCGCTGTTCCGGATTGACCTCGTATCAACCCGACAATTGAAACTTCCCAAAATTCCGTGACCTGGTGCGTAAGTTTCGCGATGCATAAGTCCAGAACCGTCATTCTGCGATTCCTAGTCTCGGAAAGAAATTAGTTGTTCCCGCCAACCCTCCGGATTGGCTTCCGTGATTACGACGCATTCTCCTGATCGCGGCATTTGTGTCCCTCCCTAACCGTGTTTCGCCCTCCAGTAGGTAAACGACCGGATTCAGCTACATAGTTCTCCAGCGTAGTAGGAAATCTATATATGCGTGCGTACTTAGCGAGGTCGTATACTGCCGGGGAGTCGCATTCGGAAAAAGCCATTGCGTCGACAGCGCAGGAATTACCCAACTTCTGAAATGTGTCTACCGCATGGACCGGATGGCCGATGTCAGCGCAGAACGCGACTCCGATCTCATGCCAGTGAGATTGGTAAACGACAACATCGTCTGAAGGAATGAACCAGGAGAATTCCTCCGGATGGATAAATTGCTTTTGACAAAATTCAATTGGGAGCTCTGGTCGAATACTGAATGCACCAATGAATGGCTCGGCTTCCTCTAAGCGAATTGGACAGCCAGCAACAATTGTCACGTATCGGCGATCCGACAGTCCTTGAAGCGAGTCGAATCTTTGATTGCCGGTGTCGTTGGCAGTCTCTGCGGCGACCGTGGGCTCATAACCTGTGATCGAGAGTTCCGGAAATGAGATTACCCTTGCGCCATCAGCCGCTGTGCAATACACCAACCTGGAGTGTCGCCGTATATTTTCACTAATTTCGCCTTTCTTGAAACTCGACTGAGTGACCGCCAAACAGAATCTATGATGGGGTGACCATTCCTCTCCGTTCATAGCCACTCCCATGTGCGTTGCTTCGGGTCTGACAAGGACATCATTTGCGTTGCGGTACAACTTCAAGTTCTGCGATCTCCAATCCCACATCATCATTAAATGTCGTTGCGTAGATCGTGGCGATGATACAGCCAGGTTTAAACGGAATCGCGGTGCGTGCCATAGGTTTAAACACCCCGATGGGCATGGTCGCGATTCGCCAACCATCACCATCCGGCGGAGTATTCCGTTCCTCAACGTATGCTTGAAAGTTCCCCGTAAAATCCCAAGATGGTGCGTGAGTTGAGATAAACAAACCAAGGTTCAGTGGTCGCTCAATCCGATAGCGGATACGAATTACCGAGCCTTCTTCCAATGTCACCAAACCGGGAAAACTGTTTCGTGCCCCGGCATGGAAGTGGGTTTCTTCAACTCCGGTGTCTTTCAGAAACACCGATCGTGGCGTCGCGTTCAAAATATTCGACTCCCAATCTCCCAACCAATCGTACTGTTGCTGGTTTGTTGTAGCTTTCCAATGTGTTTGAACTGGCACTACGGCCACCAAGTGCAGTGAGTTACGCGCCCTGCGACTGACTCGAGCCTGCTGAGACTCCGAAACGGTCACTGTCTGGTCATCTGAAAGTCGACGGAAGCTGACCGAACCGCTGCTGACTTGCAAGAGCGTTTCAGTATCCGAGGCGTTAATGGCGAAGGATGTACCCAATACCGCTGCTTCAGCAGTGGAAGTACGGACAACCCACGGCTGATGGCGAGGCTGAGGTGAAACTGTTGCACGCAGGGCACCATGACGAAGTACCAATCCTTGCTGTTGAACTGACTCCAACGCGACCTCTGAAGCTCCCGCGAGTATAAACTCGCTCCCGTCGGCGTAGACGAAACGCGCACGCCCCCCGTCCCCCTCAACACGGACATTGCCGATCGTGAAGCGGTCTCCCGGCTGCAGCTCGTTCACGATTCCGGCACTGTCTCGCAAAGTTACGCGACGATTGCTCCCAACAAACGTCGGAATCGCTGTACTTGTTCGACGGGGCATGACAAACCACCCAACACAAACGAGGACGCCGAGTGCAATGATCCACCCTGCTATATATGAGCCACGACGTAAATTTCGATGACCGTCAATCGTTGTCGCAACCTGATGACGAGCCGTCGCAGCGGAAAGCGTTTCAGTTGAGTTGACTGCGGTACGTAGCAGTTCGTCTCTGGCAACTGCTAACGCGAAATTACGAAGGTTGCCACGATCGGCATGAAGCCATTCGCGGAGCTCTATCGCTTGCTCATCAGTTAGCGAATCATCAAGGTAACTGGCAATCCATTCATCGCTCAGACTCATGCGTCGCCTCCATGAACCTGCAATCGCCGCTCCACGCAGCCGGCCAATTGATGTCGAATTCTCATTAGGGCGATCCGAATCGCTCCAGCTGTCAATCCAAGCTGCTCTGCAATCTTCGGCACCTTGAGACCGCCAAAATACCGCAGGTTAACGATCTCACGCGCCTTGGGCGAAAGAGTTTCCAGACAATCTTGCAAGGCAGATTGTTCATGGTCAACTTCCGAAATAACGCTCGGCCATGATTCGGCGAGGGCATCCAACAGTGACTCGTCGAACACAAGCCGATCGCGTCCGGAGTTTCTGTGATAAGCGAGCAATTCAAACTTCGCGATTCCCATCGCCCACCGCAAATAGTCGCGAGAGGAGTCCCACTCATCAAACTTCCTTAGCAGCACCACCGCAGTATTCTGCACAATGTCGCTAGTGGCGTGGGGGTCACGTACAATCGCCCGGACATACATCGCCACAGCCGGCTGAACCTCCGTCCAGAGTTTGGTGAATCGAATCTGTTGTTCGCTGCGCATGAAATCCTCTCTTGTGTTCTCTCCATTGGTACGCAGAACTGTTACATGTTTTCGAGATTTTTTTCGAATGTAGGTTGCCTACGAGGAAGCGAAAACGGCAAGGGGGCTTTGTTGGCAGCAGTCGTCGTCCGCACCAATAGAAAAACCGAGTCAACACAGCGCTCACGCAGGACGAACTGGACGCCGTTCGGATCTGTATCACGCGGGGACGCCCATTCGGTTCTCAAGAGTGGATCGAAGAAACCTGCGAACGAAATGGCATTTGGTCCACCCTCCGGCCACGAGGCCGGCCAAGAAAGAAGCCAAAAACAGAAGCGGTTCAATCGCCACCACGCTGATAAGGGGCAGGCTGCAGGTCCCCCACTTCCTCATTCTTTTCTTTCTGCCATGGCTAATTGAGCGCGCGTGTCCAGCCCTCTATCGGTCGAGGTAGTTTTTGCGGACTCGGTTGTCCAAGGACACACGACCCGAGAAGCACTAGAAAGAGAATCCAATGAAATGCCCCTCGTTGTCCGACGAAGCAACCGCCATGGACGAGGCGACGCGCCCGGAATTAGACGGCCGGGCTAGGTGTTGAGCCTAAAACGAGTGTCGTTCGGATCCCCGAGCCGACAATGCTCGACGAAAACGTTGACGGCTCGGAGAGCCGAGCGACAGTCAAAAGAAACTAGAAGGGGGTGTTATTGCTGCAGTTGGAGTGATTGCGAGCTGCATCATTTTGATTCAGTCCGGTGAACAGTGCGCAACGAACAACGCCCAACGAACAGTGCCGCTGAACTGGCGATCAGAGAGGCTCACCTTGCTGAAAGCCTCACGACTTGCGTGTTAAAAATATTCCAACCGATTTCGGGGGCTGAGCCAGTCGGTTTTAGCTCCAACTCCCAGACGACCTCCGAGGGCGTTTCCCGAGTGTACTCGACGCATCGGGTGATTTGGTTGAACCCTCGTCGGTTGCTCCAAGTGATTTCGTTAATCCTGGATGGATCAAACACGGCTCCGTAGCCTGCGAGGATATTTCCGGTTTCAGGAAGTTCTAAAGCACTTCCCATTGCGACCGAAACGAGCGGCCTGTCCTCCGCCGTTTCCGAAGTCCAGACTTGCCGTGCGGTCATCTTTTCCAGATCTAACTTGTACTCGACCGCCCGACTTCGCGTTTCCGCGACCGGTGTCGGCTGGTCAAAAGGGCGAGCACGATAGTTGCCGTTGTCAAACAGCAGCAGCGTGCCTTGCGAGGTAAACACGGGTGCGTGTTGATGCCAAGGCCAACGAGCATCGCCTTCCAAGCGAATCAGCTTTGACTGAAGCTCTTCCGGCCAACCGCTTGGCTCGCCAAAGATCCAGTTAATCTTTCCGTCGGCGGGATCAAAATTGACGATCGCGCTCTGGTAGCGAAAATTGACCATGACCGAACCGTCATCAAGCTTCGTGATCGAATTTGCGTGCGACCAGTCAATCGTGTCAGGGAACCCCCGTCGTTTCCAATAGTTCGAAAACGTTTCATAGCCGAACCGTCTGACAGGCAAATTCTCGAAGGCATCCCATTCCCAAAGCACTCGACCGTCCGGCGTGAATTCAATCGCCCGGTCTCCCATCACCCACTGAGTCTGACGCGGCGCATCGACATCCGTCTCACTTGTGAAATAGTCGTTGATCCTCCGCCGCTTCGTTGTCAAAGCGATCAAATTTCCACTGGGTAACAAATCGGCGTCGTGGTGAAACGTGAGCGCCGGCACGTCTTCAGAGTCTTCGGCGTAACCTTGGGGACGCTCCGCCGCATACCAGGATCGTGTCTCATTTCCCAGTAAATCAATTTCAACAAGTCGAAAGTCGGCGGTTACAAAAAGAATGCGCCCGTTGTCGAGATAATCAAAACCCGCGATTCGCGATTCGCATTGGTAATACCAAACGGGCGTTCCATGCCGATCGACCATCAGCAGCATCCCAAAACTCTCTCCAAAGCGACGCTGTTGCTCCTCGTTCAATTGGGCTCCCTGCGGGACTCTTCGCCGTGGATTGAGAAGGCGATAACCAGGCTCGACTCGGTCGATCAAACTTGTTCTTGTTTCGATCCTCGGGAACAACGTCGGATCGGTCGGTATATTCGGTGCATGAAACACTAGGCCATTCACCGAAAGCGTTTGACCGGCTGAGTTTTTGATAGTGACGGTCAATTGATGATTTCTGCCGGGCCGAAAGCCAATCACGGGGAGACCACTCGCGATCTTCTTCGCTTCGTCAAAGTAAACGCTCCATCGATTCGTCCCGTCGGTGAGACTGACCTCCGCGGTTACGTCCTGATTTGCCTCGTACGAAAGCACAGCCGCCAGAGGCGCCGCCGGATTCGGATTGGGCACAACTGTTGGAAGGCGGATGAATTGCAGTGCTTGCTTTTCGGCACCAAACGTATGGCAATGTAACAAGAGCAATACGACGGTCACTTTCGTACAAGTCCGCATCGTTTTCAGATCCATGCTGGGTTTTCCGTTGGTAAGTATCCCTGACAAATCGGTATGTTTTTCCTTAGAGTCGTGCCGCAGTCGAGTGAACTGCCAGGACCATGCCACCCTCGACTCCCATACCGAAGCCCTTCATAAACACCCCGAGTTGACTGGCAACAAACGGGTCCAAGGTTGTCATCGCTTCCGTTTCGATCAACCGCGTTTCTCACATTTTGATTTTGGACACGTAGTCGCTGAGACGTACCGAACTTAGCCGAAAAACGATGAACACCAACTCGCAAGCAGACTGGTGCCACGAGTCCCGATGTCGGTACAGATCCTACCGCCAGCCCGACGCTAGCGAACTCTATCTCCTTTGGGATCTTTTCAGTCAACCGTAACGATGTACTTTTTCCCTTGCCCTTCGTTCTTGTATTCCGATAGGAACGTAGACAGTTCATCGAAGTGTCCAGTCTTAATGGGCGGAGCGGCAAACGCCCCACTGGTAAGCTGGTCGAGAATCGATTCGCCTGCGTGAACTAGCTCGTGCCATTGTTGATCAGAAGCATGTTGGTGGGCCGCACCGAGTGCAATCTCGTGCAACGACACGCATCGACCAAACGCTGGCAACGGGTTTGGATCGACACGGCCAAGCACCGCCACGATGTGACCGTAGTAGCCAAGATGATCGACTAAGTTGGCCGCTTGTTCGGCGGAGACTAAGTCAATGATCGAGCCGAAAGATTGTCCGCCATTCGCCTTTCGCAATTGATCAATCCAATCGCTGTCGTGATAGTCTGCCACAGCCTGTACGCCAAGCTTCCGCAACCATTCATGATGCCTTGCACTGGCGGAAGCAAAGACACGGGCGTTTTGTTGCAGGGCGAGCCGAGTCGCAAATTGCCCGACGCTCCCGGCAGCACCTGCGATCAGGAGCGTCTCGCCGGCGACGTCAGGCAACTTGGAGAGGGCCTGCCAAGCGGTCAATCCGGGGCAAGGCATCGACGCCGCGACCTCATCGGTCAGCGCAGAGGGCACCGCCATGACGGCGCGAGCCGGAACGGCGGTGTGTTTCGCAAAGCTGCCGTGTCCGCGTAAGTCGGTGTGATATGCGACTCGCGTTCCGATTCGTAAATGCCGAACTTCGTCGCCAATCGCGGCAATTCTCCCCATCCCGTCGACACCGGGGACTTGTCCAGGTTTCCAGTCGCGGTGTCCATGCTCGACCAACTTCCAATCAACAGGATTGAAGGCGATCGCTTGGTTTTCCACCAAGACATCTCGGGCGCCGAGCGAGCCGAGGTCCACCGTTCGTTGACTCAGTGTGTTCGGCTCTCCCGGTGCCCCCCAGCACCATGCGTCAGTAGTATACATCCGTTGGTCCTCTTGCTGATAAGCAGGCAAACACGAGTCTTTGGGTTTAAACATCTGGATAACACCTTCCCGCTTGCGGGAGGGTCGGACGAGCAAACGGCCGGGGAGGGTGCCCTCTCCGGGCCTGAAGGCCCGACTCTCCCAGTGGGAGAGTGAAATGACTTAAGCCGAATCTTTCGTATTCAACTGCTTAAGTCGGCGAATAGGTTCCGTGAATCGGCGATACCATCTCCACCTCAGACTTTTGGCAAGACTACGCTTCGCCTCGGCCCGGGTAACCGTTTGAAATGATGTAGTCAAATCCGGAGATAAGCTCATCGATGCTCGGCCGCGTGAATGGCATCGTTTGTATCGACGCGGCGTAAAGTTCGCCGTCGGGACGGACAACGAACAGACCGGGCTCGCTGAAAACTTCGGGCTCTTCTGGCTTGATTGACTTTGACACATATAGCCCCCACTGGCGAGCGTTTTCGATCGAAAGCTCATAGCCGATGGCCAGGTTTTGAATTTTCCATTCTTCTTTGCTGCGTTTCGCGCGTTCCTCGCTATCGCTGCTGATCGCAGCGGCATTGATCCCCATCTTCGTCAGTTCACTCAGCTTTCGATCAATGCTACGCAGGTAGCTTTTGCAAATGGGGCAGTGATACCCCCGGTAAAAGAAAACGAATGTGAAATGCTCGGGTGACTGATCCGCGAGATTCCATTCTGGGCCATCGACTGTCTTGACCGAAAGCTCGGGGACTTGTGCTTGAGGTTTGACCATTGGTTCATTTATCTCATTCTGTTGCGACATGCGTAGACTGATAAATCTCTCGTTGAAGTGGTCCGAGTCGAAAATTTCAGTCAAAGATGGGCTTATGAACTGAATGATACCGAGGTTGGCAAGCCTCGTCGTCTTTAGCTGTTAGGCGGCAAACTTACTCAATTCACCTGTCGTTCCACCAACCAAGGACGCCAGAGAACGTGGCGAAATCAACGAGCCGAACGCGTTTGGGGCGGGCCTGAGTTGCTAAGACCAAGCAAAGTTCGGAGCCTGTGGCGAGTATTGTCGGCTCCTTTATTTGCATCCACCGGTTTCTTCGATGACGCGCATCCACTGCGCTGCTTTTCCGTAGATGTCGCGAACGCGAACGCCGCTTTCATGGCCGTCAAGGTGACGACCGCTGAACCAATGGAACCGCAAGGTCGTTTTTGGGCCGTCTCCTCCGGCAACCTCTGCTAATGCGAACAGCCGAGGCTCGCTTGCTCTCCAGCGGTCAAGCCGTCATCTTCAAGCCAATGATTGACACGAGTAGTAACACCAGGAAGAAGATCCTGCCGGCACTGATCGGTTCATCAAGAAAAATCACGCCGAGAATGATCGCACCAAAGGTGCCGATCCCTACCCAGACGGCATACGCGGTCCCAATCGGTAGCGTTCGTGCGGCGACCGCCAGTAAATACATGCTGGCAACGATTGCTGCGATGGTCAGCACGCTAGGGACAGGCTTAGTAAAGCCCGCAGTTAACTTTAGGCCAACAGCCCATCCAGCCTCAAGAAGGCCGGCGACAACAAGAAAAAGCCACGACATAACTCGCTCCTTTGGAAGCGTCGTCTTGTCTTTACCGGGTACGTCGCACATCGTCCGGGCCAGGGTGGCAGTGTTTATTTCATAGCGTTCTATGCCGTCCAAGCAGGCATGTCAATGTGCATCCTTTCGCCCCCGCGTGATCCTCAACCAAATGCCAACGGAAATTGGACTTTGTGAAGTGGCTCAAAGACGCCGATCAACCGCTCGCACGCATTGTAAAGATCAACGCGCAACGAGGCCTGGCGGCAAGGAAATTCAACGCGCCCAATCGGAATTTTTACCTCAGCCATTCCAACGAACTCGAATCCGGACAACCGAGCGAAATTTGGTTCTAGCGTTAGGACGTCGCAACGGGAAATTGGCTGCCTCGCGCCCCAGGTACCTCACTGTACAATCTTGAAAACGCAGAAAGACCACGCGGTTCCAGTTGTCTGGCCATCGACACGCTTTCAACACGAATCAGGATGGTCTTCGCCGCCAGCAAGTTGCCGCCGAGATTCAGAGTAGTTCCAGACCTGTCCAAGCCAATCTTTCGCCAACCCGATCGACAGCCAGATATGCCAACCAAGTATTCACTCCGCCTTCGATGCAAACCTTTGCTTTGCCACTGGATCATTTGCAGTAGCCTGCTAATCAACGTCGCCGGAGAGTTGGCATTGGCGGTTCATCCGGAGCAGCCTCTTAATACTGCAGCCGGTACAGAAGTGGTTCTCGTGTCGGAGGTCAAATGGCGGCATCTGAATCCAGCACGCGGAGACACCAGCCCGGCGGCAGGAACACTTTGGGGGGATCAAACCGAAGACGGAGAATCAGGGTTCCTCGTCAGGTTCCAAGGCGGATTTTCTTCGCCACCCCACGTTCACAACATTACGTATCGAGGCATCGTGATCGCGGGAGCCTTGCACAACGACGATCCGGGTGCCGAACCGATGTGGATGCCTGCCGGATCCTGGTGGACTCAACCGGCAGGCGAAGTTCATCTCACCGCCGCGAGAACACAAAGCGTTGCCTACGTCGAAATTCAGAGCGGACCATATCTCGTAAAAGGGCCCGATAAAAAATTCGACAACGGCGAGCGCCCCGTCAACATGGACTCCTCTAACATCGTCTGGTTGGACGCGGCCGATCTTGACTGGATCGAAAGCAAATCGACACGGGCAATCGTCCAAGTAGGCCTACTTAACCAGGTTATCTAACACCATAGATTGCGGCGCGGTGTACATCGCTGCGTCTACCTCACCGCCACGATGCGAAACAAAACAAAGTCAATTCCTCCCGCCGATCGTCGAGCAACGCAACACGGTCTATTCTTGCCCACTATCGATCGGGAACGCACTATTGCCCAAACAAACAGACAACTTGTTCGCTTCAGCGCGTAGCGATCCGCCTACTTGTATTCGCTATATCTTGCTATCCAACCCTCGCTAGTGTGAAGTTCTCCCGATAGGCCGTCGCTTTCCTGTGCGATGCCTTCCGACAACTCAGCTCCGATCTGCGCGACCAATCGGAACTGTTCCTCTTCTTCAAGCCAACGCAACAGATGATGCAAAACAGAATCGACTACTTCGGGAATAGCGGAAGCAAGAGCACCTCCGTCTTTATCCTTGGTCAGTTCTCGAATGCGTTCCGCTCTTTCTCCCTTCATTCGACCGTCAAGAATCATCTCCCAGTCAGACAACGTTTCATCACGGACCTCTAGCATTAACCGTCTACCAAGTTCTTCAAGAATTTGTTTCGACATCACTCTAATTCCATGGAATATTGGTTGGGACACGGACTCCTTGCTCACGAAGGTTTCGCAGCGAGTCAGCGACAAGCTGTCTTGCTTCGATGCGAGTCGCGCCACCGGCTTGCAACGCCTCAACTGCAATCCGAGTGTGTTCCTTCAGTGTGTTCGGACGTCCGCTCCGAGCCAATTCATTAAAAAGCTCTCGCTGCTTGTTCGTCATCGCTTGGTGATCCCAACCATGATCTTTCATGTAGCTCTGGCTGATACTCCAACCTTTGCTCTTGCTGTAATTCACAGCGTCTTTAAAGCCCGCTTTCGCATGAACATGATGCCCTTTGACCTGAGAGTACTTTCCGACTCCTCCATTTGCGTCAGGTATCAGCTTATTGAGGGCATTGCTGCCGGGAACGTTGCCCTCACCGTACAGATTATGGGCCAGTAAGCCTTGCTGGCCGACGAAGTAGACGTGTTCGCCGTAGACCTCGAGGTTGTAAACCGCTTGTGGGCCGGGTCTCGGCAATTTGCCGGCGATTCGCTTCGTGTCGCCCGAGTAGGTTTGGACTCGGTCGCCAATTTTCATTTCGCCGATCGGAACGAATCGCTGGTCATCGACGCTCCAGAACAAGTGGTTGTCGGTGACTCCAATCGGTTCGTCTTCGCCTTCAAAGATGATGTCCAACACCTCCGTCGAAGATCGGTGTGCGAACGTGGCGGTGACCGGTTGGCCGGCGCCTTCGCTGATCGGAGGACAGCGATCGACCGCAGTGACATATGCGGTTCCTACCGCTCCCATCTCCGGCAAGTCCAACGCCACCGTGATCCCAATCAAATCAGTACCGGACGTCGCTAGCTCGGCCGACGTCAGCATGATGTCGCGATAGAATGGTCGCAGTGGGGAGAGCGGATCAGAGTCTATACGCGTCGCTCGTTTCGATCCCTTTGGCGTGAGGGGTCGCCGGACCTGCGGCGAAGCAAGCGTTACATTCGCGATAGTTCCAACAGCAGTCGACGCCGAAACTCGATCGTCGGTGACATACGAAAGACGCTCCAGTACCCATGACTCGGGACGCAGCAATTCGATGTGCAGTTCCGATCCATCGTCTTTGGCCATGACGAGACGAAGGTGTAGCCAGTCCTCCCAATCGGGATCTTGCCAACGCGCGCGTTCGGCATCGGTGACTTCAGGATTTCGAGACAAGACCCGATCACCAACCCGGATTTCTTCGATTGGCTTTGTGCTTGGCAAACGACCTAACGACGGCGCCAAGTTTGTAGGCAAAAGCCCGACGGGTTGCTCGCCGGACTTTGATGACTTCGAAGCCTGACCTGCCCCCTGAACAATCAAGCAGGCGGCAAAGACAAGACCGGCCACGCCAAGGAAAAATCCGAGGAGCCGAACCCTGCGGTAATGGTCATGGGAGATTTGTGATTGCATGGCATCGACAGGATAACGCATCCCAAGAACAGAAACCAACATCGGCGACGAAGTCCTGGTGAAACGCCATAAGAACGTTCAAGAACAACGGCTTTTCTGGCAGATTCGCCAGACCGTCACCAGCCGAAGGTCCTGGCAGTTCGATTGCTGGAATCCCGTTTGAATCCAATTTAGGGTCGCCGAATCAGTGTTTACTTGGCCTGGGTTGTAGCCGCCAGTCCGGAAGCGAACCGGAGGCAACAGCGAAACCGAGAAGTTCCTGCCGTAACACTTCGGTCGCTATTCGACCTGCAGCCGTCTGCGAATCGTCTCCCGAAGAGGGGTGAAGCCAACGAAAAGAGTCCTGACACCTTTTTGGATGCGAGCTAGCCGGCGGGACCGATCGATTGCGCAAAGAGCTCGGCGAATTACCGGCGGAACACGAAACCTGACAACGAGCCTCACTCAACTTTTCCGTCACTCGCCGTCTTGAATTTTTGCCGCAGAGAAAATTGCGTCAGCCATCTCGACAAGCTACCATAAACCCCCTCCCTAGCGGAGCAAGGGCCGTATCGTGCGGTAGGTGCCGACGATTCGTTTTCGGTTTTCTAAGGTCTGCGAATTGCAACGAGGTGAAGAAGATGCGGCGGTTACCAGCTTTTTTAGTCGTTTTGCTTTGGGTCACTCATTCGCCCCCACCCGCCAATGCCGAATTAATCGGTGCGGGCCAGATTTCATTTCATGCGACCGCGATCCAAGACATCACGCTCAACGGAGGAACAGTGATCAACCCCGGTGCCGAGATTGTCATTTCCGATGTCGTTGGGACCGGGATAGCCGGCTTGAATATCGGTGACCAAGTTGGCGACACCATCCCAATCATTTCGGTATTTGGATGGGAGTTCGTCGGGACCGATACATCGGGGGTCGTCAATGGCGATTTCCGTTTCGGAAATATTCCTCCGTTCACCGGCGCCGACTACTCTGGCCAAATTACCAATGTCGTTCAAGACAATACCGACCCGGGTTTCGCTACTGGTGATCCCTCTAGCTTTCTCTCAGGAAACTACTCTGTTTCCGGCGACTCGTTTGCATTTGAAGTTCTGACGGGTGAAAGCGCGGGGCTATTGCTGACGACTGACCCGGCGCAAGGGTTTAGTTTCACGTCGACCTTTGATGGCTTGCCCCCGTCCGCCGGAACGGTGATTACAAGTTCCGGAGATTTAGACATTTACTTTGGTACCGAACTCGTCGGCTTCAGCAGCAATCGCCGTATCATCGTCACAGCCATTCCCGAGCCAGGTGGTGTCGCTTGCCTGTTGCTGCTCACCGCGTTGGTGACCGGACGCCGACGCCGTTAAAATCGCCGCTCCCCCGGAACGGAACACGCCGACGGGCCGTTCTTGTAGCTATCGTCGCCTTTCACTTCGTGAAAGGTGCGTACGCAATCGCTACGTTTGCGAAGCAAAAGGCGACTATGTTCGTCGTACATCCGAGTAGATCATCAGGCCGCCGAGCGTTTCGATCACCAGACGTTCTCTTCGGCGCACGCCAACGCTTTCACGAAAGGTCCTGGCAGCTCGATTGCTGGAATCCCGTTGGCGTCCGATTTAGGGTCGCCGAATCAGTGGTTACTTGGCCTGGGTTGTAGCCGCCAGCCCGGAAGCGAACTGGAGGCAACAGCGAAACCGTGAAGTTCCTGCCGTAACACTTCGGTCGCTATTCGACCTGCAGCCGTCTGCGAATCGTCTCCCGAAGAGGGGTGAAGCCAACGAAAAGAGTCCTGACACCTTTTTCACATTGGAGTCTTCTACCTTGGGGCTTTCGGTTTCGATATAACTCCGGCGGTGAATGTCGTATCACGATAGTTCACCCTGAATACATCTGGTATTTCGTTTGATATCTGCCTGCTATCCAAGCTTGTGATCGAACGATCCGCAACGCTTCGTGTGCGATGATTGCGGATATACCAACCTCGGTGTCGCCTCGGGATTGATTCTTTTTCACACCCAGGCGGTAACAACCTGCACCGCAAACTCGACCAGACAGCCTTGATTTTAGGAGCGATCTCGCATGCCGAACATTCTTCTTCGAAACTTAACGGTCCTTGCTCTCTTGCTCATCACCGGAGCCTCGGGGCACGTTTGTGCTCAACAAAAACCGAAGGCTCAGTTCTGGGAAATCACCGACAAGTGGACCCATCAAACCGGATTGCAACGTTGTCTATCGAGCGCCGGATTCGCTG
Above is a genomic segment from Roseiconus lacunae containing:
- a CDS encoding DUF4437 domain-containing protein — encoded protein: MPTKYSLRLRCKPLLCHWIICSSLLINVAGELALAVHPEQPLNTAAGTEVVLVSEVKWRHLNPARGDTSPAAGTLWGDQTEDGESGFLVRFQGGFSSPPHVHNITYRGIVIAGALHNDDPGAEPMWMPAGSWWTQPAGEVHLTAARTQSVAYVEIQSGPYLVKGPDKKFDNGERPVNMDSSNIVWLDAADLDWIESKSTRAIVQVGLLNQVI
- a CDS encoding DMT family transporter, encoding MSWLFLVVAGLLEAGWAVGLKLTAGFTKPVPSVLTIAAIVASMYLLAVAARTLPIGTAYAVWVGIGTFGAIILGVIFLDEPISAGRIFFLVLLLVSIIGLKMTA
- a CDS encoding polymorphic toxin-type HINT domain-containing protein produces the protein MLVSVLGMRYPVDAMQSQISHDHYRRVRLLGFFLGVAGLVFAACLIVQGAGQASKSSKSGEQPVGLLPTNLAPSLGRLPSTKPIEEIRVGDRVLSRNPEVTDAERARWQDPDWEDWLHLRLVMAKDDGSELHIELLRPESWVLERLSYVTDDRVSASTAVGTIANVTLASPQVRRPLTPKGSKRATRIDSDPLSPLRPFYRDIMLTSAELATSGTDLIGITVALDLPEMGAVGTAYVTAVDRCPPISEGAGQPVTATFAHRSSTEVLDIIFEGEDEPIGVTDNHLFWSVDDQRFVPIGEMKIGDRVQTYSGDTKRIAGKLPRPGPQAVYNLEVYGEHVYFVGQQGLLAHNLYGEGNVPGSNALNKLIPDANGGVGKYSQVKGHHVHAKAGFKDAVNYSKSKGWSISQSYMKDHGWDHQAMTNKQRELFNELARSGRPNTLKEHTRIAVEALQAGGATRIEARQLVADSLRNLREQGVRVPTNIPWN